One part of the Granulicella arctica genome encodes these proteins:
- the coxB gene encoding cytochrome c oxidase subunit II gives MHISPVLWQFLVKWLNASALFPREASTIAPYADALYFFLLLMTVVGVILVGALLFGFSVMYRKEKHPVATQIEGSTLLEATWTIIPLGIFLVVFVWGALLYFRIYNPPTNAMNIYVVGKQWMWKAEHPGGQHEINALHVPIGKPVQLTMISQDVFHSFSIPDFRVKREVIPGRYTTVWFQATEPGTYHIFCTQYCGTNHSQMIGEVTALSPEDYQKWTQESTSGMSLAQNGERLFASMGCNSCHSGSAAARGPNLAGVYGSKLQLAGGSEVLVNDAYLRDAILNPSQHVTAGYAPIMPTYQGQISEEGLIDLVEYVKTLQTNYRVQQTLTTSQSDQAAPTTPGMVKP, from the coding sequence ATGCATATCAGTCCAGTACTGTGGCAATTTCTGGTGAAGTGGCTCAACGCCTCCGCGCTATTTCCGCGCGAGGCCTCAACCATTGCGCCCTATGCGGATGCGCTCTACTTCTTCCTGCTCCTGATGACGGTTGTGGGCGTGATCCTTGTGGGAGCCTTGCTCTTCGGCTTCTCGGTCATGTATCGGAAGGAAAAGCACCCGGTCGCGACGCAAATTGAGGGTTCGACGCTGCTCGAGGCGACGTGGACGATTATCCCGCTGGGCATCTTCCTGGTCGTGTTTGTTTGGGGTGCGCTGCTGTACTTCCGCATCTATAACCCTCCTACGAATGCGATGAACATTTATGTCGTGGGTAAGCAGTGGATGTGGAAGGCTGAGCATCCTGGCGGGCAGCATGAGATCAATGCACTGCACGTTCCTATTGGGAAACCGGTTCAGTTGACGATGATCTCGCAGGATGTCTTTCATAGCTTCTCGATTCCTGACTTCCGCGTGAAGCGTGAGGTGATCCCGGGCCGTTATACGACAGTCTGGTTCCAGGCGACGGAGCCGGGAACGTATCATATCTTCTGCACGCAGTACTGCGGAACAAACCACTCACAGATGATCGGCGAGGTCACCGCGCTGAGCCCTGAGGATTATCAGAAGTGGACGCAGGAGTCCACGAGCGGTATGTCGCTGGCGCAGAACGGTGAGCGGCTGTTTGCGAGTATGGGATGCAACTCCTGCCACTCGGGGAGCGCGGCGGCTCGCGGTCCGAATCTTGCTGGGGTGTATGGCTCGAAGCTACAGCTTGCCGGTGGATCCGAGGTTCTCGTGAACGATGCTTACCTGCGGGATGCGATTCTCAATCCGTCGCAGCATGTGACGGCAGGTTATGCGCCGATCATGCCTACCTATCAAGGCCAGATCAGTGAAGAAGGCCTTATCGACCTTGTCGAGTACGTCAAGACACTTCAAACCAATTACCGTGTGCAGCAGACGCTGACCACATCACAGTCCGATCAAGCGGCGCCGACAACGCCGGGGATGGTGAAGCCATGA
- a CDS encoding cytochrome c oxidase subunit I codes for MSATSTTILNLPDQSTATLPKKNYINNEHGLLSWLLTGDHKRIAILYLISITFFFFIGGAFAGLIRLELLTPQPDLVASDTYNKFFTMHGIIMIFLFLVPSVPATLGNFLIPIMLGAKDLAFPKINLLSWYLYMAGGTFTLAALVLGGVDTGWTFTTPLSTHYLNTHVITAATAIFIAGFSSIFTGLNFIVTIHRMRAPGMTWFRMPLFVWSNYAASILMVLGTPVLAIAIVLVALERTFGIGVFDPTKGGDPLLFQHLFWFYSHPAVYIMILPGMGVISEVISTFSRKRVFGYTAVAFSSVAIALFGFFVWEHHMFIMGVSNYSALVFSLLTMLVAVPSAIKIFNWAFTLQQGSITFETPMLYAFGFMGLFTIGGLTGVFLGSLGMDIHLTETYFIVAHFHFVMVGGMLMAFLAGIHFWWPKMTGRMYPESLSKLAAVITFIGFNLTFLPQFILGYLGMPRRYHAYPPEYQVLNVLSTAGATVLGVGYLLPMLYLAWSLKYGAIAGNNPWQATGLEWQIQSPPLTENFIEIPIVDHEAYDYEWLEHKTKHEVTTVG; via the coding sequence ATGAGCGCAACGAGTACAACAATTCTCAACCTGCCTGACCAGAGTACGGCTACTCTGCCGAAGAAGAACTACATCAATAACGAGCATGGCTTGTTGAGCTGGCTCCTGACCGGAGATCACAAGCGGATCGCGATCCTGTATCTGATCTCGATTACCTTCTTCTTCTTCATCGGTGGGGCGTTTGCGGGCCTGATCCGGTTGGAGCTGCTGACGCCGCAGCCTGACCTGGTCGCGTCGGATACCTATAACAAATTCTTCACGATGCATGGCATCATCATGATCTTCCTCTTCCTGGTACCGTCGGTGCCGGCGACGTTGGGGAACTTCCTGATACCAATCATGCTGGGCGCGAAGGATCTGGCGTTCCCGAAGATCAACCTGCTGAGCTGGTATCTCTATATGGCTGGCGGTACATTTACGCTTGCCGCGCTGGTGCTGGGTGGAGTTGATACGGGTTGGACGTTTACGACGCCGCTTTCGACCCATTATCTGAATACTCATGTGATTACTGCTGCAACGGCAATTTTTATCGCGGGATTCAGTTCGATCTTTACCGGGTTGAACTTCATCGTGACCATCCACCGGATGCGCGCGCCTGGGATGACCTGGTTTCGTATGCCTCTATTCGTGTGGTCGAACTATGCGGCTTCGATCCTGATGGTGCTGGGAACCCCGGTGCTTGCGATCGCGATTGTGCTGGTTGCGCTTGAGCGGACCTTCGGTATCGGCGTCTTCGACCCGACTAAGGGCGGCGATCCGCTGCTGTTCCAGCATCTCTTCTGGTTCTACTCACATCCTGCTGTGTACATCATGATTCTGCCGGGTATGGGTGTGATCTCGGAGGTCATCAGTACCTTCAGCCGGAAGCGGGTGTTCGGCTATACGGCGGTTGCCTTCTCGTCGGTTGCCATCGCGCTCTTTGGTTTCTTCGTATGGGAGCACCACATGTTCATCATGGGTGTTTCGAATTACTCGGCTTTGGTGTTCTCGCTGCTGACCATGCTGGTGGCTGTTCCTTCGGCGATCAAGATCTTCAACTGGGCGTTTACGCTCCAGCAGGGATCGATCACCTTTGAGACGCCGATGCTGTATGCCTTCGGCTTCATGGGATTGTTTACCATCGGTGGATTGACGGGCGTCTTCCTTGGTTCGCTTGGTATGGACATTCACCTGACAGAAACTTACTTCATCGTGGCGCACTTCCACTTTGTTATGGTCGGCGGCATGTTGATGGCGTTCCTTGCGGGAATCCACTTCTGGTGGCCGAAGATGACGGGCCGGATGTATCCCGAGTCACTCTCGAAGCTGGCTGCGGTTATCACCTTTATCGGGTTCAACCTGACCTTCCTGCCCCAGTTCATTCTTGGCTATCTTGGTATGCCGCGCCGGTACCATGCGTATCCGCCGGAGTATCAGGTGCTGAATGTGCTCTCGACCGCAGGTGCTACTGTCCTCGGCGTGGGGTATCTACTGCCGATGCTCTACCTGGCTTGGTCGCTGAAGTACGGAGCGATTGCCGGAAATAACCCGTGGCAGGCTACTGGTCTCGAATGGCAGATCCAGTCTCCGCCGCTCACGGAGAACTTTATCGAGATCCCGATCGTAGATCATGAGGCCTACGACTACGAGTGGCTCGAGCATAAGACGAAGCACGAGGTGACGACCGTTGGATAA
- a CDS encoding SCO family protein yields the protein MRQGRTIRGGWLAVAFCCVLLGVSAARAQVSSYGDKQAGENTGDQLPQVLQKVQVSQHLNQALPLDSTFVDDTGKTVRLGDYFGKHPAVLSLVYYNCPMLCSEELDGLTSALEMVRLVPGKDFDVVVISIDPSETPVEAAKKKQFYLKRYGHPETAAGWHFLTGQKPAIDAVTDALGFGYVRVPGPDGKLTQFAHASSIELVTTDGKLAQYYLGVEYSPKDILLGLIEASGNKIGSPVANILTYCYHYDPQTNKHSLIVVRVVQFGGMVTMASLGGFIFLMFRRDIKLTREQDLTKRENG from the coding sequence ATGAGACAAGGGCGCACAATTCGGGGAGGCTGGCTGGCAGTTGCATTCTGCTGCGTCCTGCTTGGTGTCTCTGCTGCCCGTGCGCAGGTCTCTAGCTATGGCGATAAACAGGCGGGCGAAAACACCGGCGATCAACTGCCTCAGGTGCTCCAGAAGGTTCAGGTTTCGCAGCATTTGAATCAGGCGTTACCGCTCGACTCGACGTTTGTGGACGATACGGGCAAGACAGTTCGGTTGGGTGATTATTTTGGCAAGCATCCGGCGGTTCTGTCGCTGGTGTACTACAACTGCCCGATGCTCTGCTCCGAGGAGTTAGATGGCCTGACGTCTGCGCTCGAAATGGTACGGTTGGTTCCGGGTAAGGACTTCGACGTTGTTGTGATCAGCATCGATCCGAGTGAGACGCCTGTCGAGGCTGCTAAGAAGAAGCAGTTCTACCTGAAGCGGTACGGTCACCCAGAGACGGCTGCGGGATGGCATTTTCTCACCGGGCAGAAGCCTGCGATCGATGCGGTGACGGACGCACTTGGGTTTGGGTATGTCCGGGTTCCTGGACCAGACGGTAAGTTGACGCAGTTCGCCCATGCCAGCTCGATCGAGCTAGTGACGACGGACGGTAAGCTTGCGCAGTATTACCTTGGGGTGGAGTACTCCCCGAAGGACATTTTATTGGGTTTGATCGAGGCTTCCGGCAATAAGATTGGCTCGCCGGTCGCCAACATTCTGACCTACTGCTATCACTATGATCCGCAGACGAACAAGCATTCGCTGATCGTTGTTCGTGTCGTGCAGTTTGGCGGCATGGTCACCATGGCAAGCCTGGGTGGATTTATTTTTCTGATGTTTCGACGGGACATCAAGCTCACGCGCGAACAAGACCTGACGAAGAGAGAGAACGGCTAA